GGATTCTGATTCGGTTGCAACTGCAGCGAGCCGACGACCAGCGTGAAGAAGAGCACGACGCAAATAAATGGATAGACGAGCGGCCAAATCGTCAAACCGCCCAGAATAATCTTCGCCGGCTTACCGAGATCCATCGCAAACGCCTCACGGTGAACAGTCCATCAAACAAGATCGACTAGTATACACGCCCCGCTGCACGACGACGCCTGCTCCGAGCACGTCACCCCAATTCGAACGAAGTCACTCCAAACAACTTCGCCAACTCCACTGCCGGAGCAGCCCCCGTATACATCCGCGCCGTCTCAAACACCGGCGTCATTCCCAGTTCACTCGCCAAACTCAACGCCGCTCGATTCGGCTCGGGCACATCCAGAAACAGCGTCGCCCCCTCCCCTGCATGCTTGGCGGCCGCCGCATAGAGCTGCCGCGCCACGTTGAGATCATCCGCCGCCAATGGCCCGATCTTCCAACCTTGGCGGCATGGCCGCACGACGACGAACCCGCGCACGCCATTCGCATCGACCGCCGCCCAAGCCCCGGCCTGCAACTGCGGCAACCACGCCGCCAGAAACTCTTCGCGCGACGCCGGAAAGACCGTCCGGTCGTATGCGGCGATATCACGCAGCGCGACTTCGCCTACCGGCACGATCTCGCAGCGCGACGGCGTTCGACCGAGCACGCTCCCCTCGCCAACTGCGGCTCCCTCGTAACGCACATTGCGATGAGCCAACCGAAACCCCGACTTGGCGTAGTTTGCCTGCTGCGCTACGACGCCATCGAGCCCAATGTTCCGCCCAGCGAGCCGCTCCATCGCCGCCCGCCACAACTGCATTCCATACCCACGTCCGCGCACGTCCGGCCGCACGATGTAAAACCCAATGAACCCGAACGCGTCGCCATAACGCACCGCCGAGATCGTCCCAATCGCCGCTCCGCCAATTTCCCCCACCAAAAAGCCGCCACCGTCGGTGGCGAAAAAACACTCCGCATCACACAGCCCCGGATTCCACCCTTCTCGTGCCGCCCAATCGAGCGGCAACGCCATCTCTTCACGTCCCAGCGCCCGAATCTGCAGCTCACCATCCATAGCCATCGCCCATCGAACCTGCTCAACATCGGCGACAGTTTTACCCGCCGCGAACGCGTCTTCACCAGCGGAAATTTCTGGAAACTTTATTGCTGATTTCGGCCACCAACTTTGCTAGGCTGAATGCCGAACACTGAACACACGAACACACCCGACGAAGACCTTAAATCGAGAAAGGCGGGGCGCACTAAACTCGGTCGCTCCTCGCCTCCAGGTCAGGATCATCGAAAGCTTTGAGTGGCGGCCGCTTTCCCAATAGCACGAGCCGAGTAAGGACGTACGTGCCACCAATGATGCTGACGACGCTGGCCAGAAGCATCACCGGAATCATGAACAGAAGCATAATGGCGACTGCAATCGGCATCACCGCGATGCAGGCCGCCTTATGTCTCAATGCCATGCCTCTCCACTCAGATCGCCCTCTTAGCTGTGAGTAAATGAGCAGGGAGGTAATCGCCGAGGCCACCATGAAATAAAGAATCGCCCCTACCATACTCCGCATTCTAACCGCCCACGCAGGAACGCAAACGCGTCCGAGACAAGCCAGACGACACGCCAACTCCAGCGGCAACAACAACTTAGAATTCTGTCGCCAAAAATAGCATCCGCGACAAAAAGGCGGCCAACGACAAAATGGCCGCTCAAAATGAGATTCGCCGTCTCACGATGAACCGCGACTCGTGCCGCCGGCCATTCATGGTCCGTGGCACAACCAACACGTTGCGCGCCTCAGCAGAAAAACCCTCGGGAAAACCAGCTTCCGCTGCGAGCCACAATCAACTGGCACGCCAAATGCAATTCCGTTCATCCACGATCGCCGAGTTGCCTGCCGGCCATGATCGCACGGTTCACGACGAGCACAGTTGAGAAGAGCACTGTTGAAAGGATTTCCATGGCCGCAGCAGACACCATCGTCGACAGCGAACTTGACGACCGCGAACTTCGTCAC
This sequence is a window from Lacipirellula parvula. Protein-coding genes within it:
- a CDS encoding GNAT family N-acetyltransferase, which produces MAMDGELQIRALGREEMALPLDWAAREGWNPGLCDAECFFATDGGGFLVGEIGGAAIGTISAVRYGDAFGFIGFYIVRPDVRGRGYGMQLWRAAMERLAGRNIGLDGVVAQQANYAKSGFRLAHRNVRYEGAAVGEGSVLGRTPSRCEIVPVGEVALRDIAAYDRTVFPASREEFLAAWLPQLQAGAWAAVDANGVRGFVVVRPCRQGWKIGPLAADDLNVARQLYAAAAKHAGEGATLFLDVPEPNRAALSLASELGMTPVFETARMYTGAAPAVELAKLFGVTSFELG